From a single Candidatus Defluviilinea gracilis genomic region:
- a CDS encoding N-acetyl sugar amidotransferase, which translates to MSSKYRICTRCLMDTTDPNIVFDENGVCNHCHDHDRLMKQKVIAGKAGEEHLQKLVEQMKRDGRGKPYDCLIGVSGGVDSTYVAYLVKKMGLRPLAVHMDNGWDSELAVKNIEETLKRLGIDLHTEVLDWEEFKGLQVAFLRSSTPDSEIPSDHAIWAVLGDLADKLNVKYIVSGFNVRTETHLPRAWSQGHFDWKYIRSVNQLFGRGRLKTFPHIGFFTYYRRLLTHRRVDILNYIDFNKTEAMKILEQELGWRYYGGKHYESIYTRFYQGYILPTKFGYDKRRSHLSSLICSGETTRDAALKELDKPTYQPTMQEEDREYVVKKLGLTDDEFELILNAPKKTFWDYPSYGRVVEGPLLKGLYNIGRDWYRARQKRAHQAEA; encoded by the coding sequence ATGAGTTCTAAGTATCGTATCTGCACGCGCTGTTTGATGGACACGACCGACCCTAACATCGTTTTCGATGAGAACGGTGTGTGTAATCATTGCCACGACCATGACCGTTTGATGAAACAAAAAGTGATCGCGGGTAAGGCGGGCGAGGAGCATCTGCAAAAACTTGTGGAGCAGATGAAGCGCGACGGGCGCGGCAAACCGTATGACTGTCTCATCGGTGTGAGCGGCGGCGTGGACAGCACGTACGTGGCGTATCTCGTCAAGAAGATGGGACTGCGTCCGCTGGCGGTGCACATGGACAACGGCTGGGATTCGGAACTCGCCGTCAAAAATATCGAAGAGACGTTGAAACGCCTCGGCATTGACCTCCACACCGAAGTGCTGGACTGGGAAGAGTTTAAAGGTTTGCAAGTTGCGTTCCTCAGATCATCCACGCCTGATTCGGAGATTCCCAGCGATCATGCCATCTGGGCGGTGTTGGGCGACCTCGCGGACAAACTCAACGTGAAGTACATCGTGTCGGGATTCAACGTCCGCACTGAAACACATTTGCCGCGCGCCTGGTCGCAGGGACATTTCGATTGGAAATACATCCGCAGTGTAAATCAACTCTTCGGGCGCGGCAGGCTCAAGACTTTTCCGCACATTGGTTTCTTCACGTATTATCGCCGCTTGCTTACGCATCGCCGCGTGGACATTTTGAATTATATTGATTTCAACAAGACCGAAGCCATGAAAATCCTCGAACAAGAGTTGGGCTGGCGATATTACGGCGGCAAGCATTATGAATCGATTTACACGCGCTTTTATCAGGGATACATTCTGCCCACGAAGTTCGGCTACGACAAACGCCGCTCGCATCTTTCAAGTTTGATCTGCTCAGGCGAAACGACACGCGACGCCGCGTTGAAGGAACTCGATAAGCCGACGTATCAACCCACGATGCAAGAGGAAGACCGCGAGTATGTCGTCAAGAAACTCGGTCTCACCGATGACGAGTTCGAGTTGATCCTCAATGCGCCGAAGAAAACATTTTGGGATTATCCGTCGTACGGGCGCGTCGTCGAAGGTCCGCTGTTGAAGGGGTTGTACAACATCGGGCGCGATTGGTATCGCGCGCGCCAAAAACGCGCGCATCAGGCTGAGGCGTGA